A part of Oceanidesulfovibrio indonesiensis genomic DNA contains:
- a CDS encoding multidrug effflux MFS transporter, producing the protein MPNLLLLTLLAAFPALSTDMYLPAIPTLQKIWNISLPEANLSLVIYFATFSLLLLVHGPLSDRFGRKPVLGWGILLFIAGCLLCACANSITTLVLARMVQATGAAAASALSLALAKDLYEGKERQKVLAYIGVILPLCPMVAPMLGGIMLKYMSWRWIFVSQGVLALAGLYGSLRLKEPVFERTRGGVLSVLRRYKVLLGNRDYLSYTLAFCIMPACFFAFIAASSNIYIVGFGMSEQTYGLYFGFNALCMMAGSLLCSRLCVGYSSFSILVFALAGMLAGGIGMVWTAGATPVLFMLPMGVISFFVGLSRPISNNMVLEQVDKDVGAASALLTFAFFICGALAMVLISFDWRSKAFVIGVLAVFGSMLPLLAVLFLESRRKREVAG; encoded by the coding sequence ATGCCCAATCTTCTGTTGTTGACGCTTCTGGCGGCGTTTCCCGCGTTGTCCACGGATATGTATCTGCCGGCCATACCCACGTTGCAGAAAATCTGGAACATTTCGCTGCCCGAGGCCAACCTGTCCCTGGTCATATACTTCGCCACATTCAGTCTGCTGCTCCTGGTGCACGGGCCGCTTTCGGACCGCTTCGGCCGCAAGCCCGTGCTTGGCTGGGGTATTCTGCTGTTCATTGCGGGTTGTCTGCTGTGCGCATGCGCCAACTCCATAACGACTCTCGTGCTGGCGCGCATGGTCCAGGCTACCGGCGCCGCCGCGGCATCGGCTTTGTCCCTGGCTCTGGCAAAGGATTTGTACGAGGGCAAGGAACGGCAGAAAGTGCTGGCCTACATCGGCGTCATTCTTCCGCTGTGCCCCATGGTGGCCCCCATGCTCGGCGGAATCATGCTCAAGTATATGTCCTGGCGTTGGATATTCGTCAGCCAGGGCGTGCTTGCCCTGGCCGGGTTGTACGGCTCGCTCCGGCTCAAAGAGCCTGTGTTCGAGCGCACACGCGGCGGCGTTCTTTCCGTACTGCGGCGCTACAAGGTGCTGCTCGGCAACCGCGACTATCTGTCATACACCCTGGCGTTCTGCATCATGCCCGCCTGCTTCTTCGCTTTCATCGCTGCGTCCTCGAACATTTACATTGTGGGTTTCGGCATGAGCGAGCAGACCTACGGGCTGTATTTCGGCTTCAACGCCCTGTGCATGATGGCCGGATCGCTGCTCTGTTCACGTCTGTGCGTGGGGTATTCCTCGTTTTCCATCCTCGTATTCGCTCTGGCCGGCATGTTGGCCGGCGGGATCGGCATGGTGTGGACGGCGGGCGCAACGCCGGTACTGTTCATGTTACCTATGGGGGTGATTTCTTTTTTCGTGGGTCTGAGCCGCCCCATAAGCAACAACATGGTGCTCGAGCAGGTGGATAAAGACGTGGGCGCCGCCTCGGCGTTGCTGACTTTCGCGTTTTTCATCTGCGGAGCCCTGGCCATGGTGCTCATATCCTTCGATTGGAGATCCAAGGCATTTGTCATCGGCGTGCTGGCCGTGTTCGGCTCCATGCTGCCGCTGCTCGCCGTGCTTTTTCTTGAATCGCGCCGGAAGCGGGAAGTTGCGGGCTGA